From Desmodus rotundus isolate HL8 chromosome 10, HLdesRot8A.1, whole genome shotgun sequence, one genomic window encodes:
- the LOC112317987 gene encoding histidine--tRNA ligase, mitochondrial has translation MPQLGLLHGRVWAALLGQLLRSPRVVCIRAVHSHSQVAEAVLTSQLKPHQEKSNVIIKTPKGTRDLSPQQLVVREKILDVIVSCFKRHGAKGLDTPAFELKDMLTEKYGEDSGLMYDLKDQGGELLSLRYDLTVPFARYMAMNKLKKMKRYHVGKVWRRESPTVVQGRYREFCQCDFDIAGHFDPMIPDAECLKIICEILSGLQLGDFLIKVNDRRILDGMFVACGVPESKFRATCSAIDKLDKISWKDVRHEMVAQKGLAPEVADRIGDYVQCRGGVSLVEQMSQDPRLSRSTQALEGLRDLKLLYEYVTLFGIAEKVSFDLSLARGLDYYTGVIYEAVLLQSAAEAEEEPLNVGSVAAGGRYDELVGMFDPKGHKVPCVGLSIGVERIFSIVEQRMKTFGEKIRTTETQVFVATPQKNFLQERLKLIAELWDAGIKAELLYKNNPKLLTQLHYCEDMGIPLVVIIGEQELQEGVLKLRSVASREEVAIKRENLVAEIQKRLFES, from the exons ATGCCCCAACTCGGACTCCTGCATGGGAGGGTCTGGGCTGCGCTGCTTGGCCAGCTTCTGCGGTCTCCCCGTGTTGTGTGCATCCGGGCGGTCCATTCTCATAGCCAG GTTGCAGAGGCAGTGTTGACATCCCAACTGAAACCACATCAAGAGAAATCAAATGTGATTATCAAGACCCCGAAG GGCACCAGAGATCTTAGTCCCCAGCAGCTGGTTGTGAGGGAGAAGATACTTGATGTAATTGTTAGCTGCTTTAAACGTCATGGAGCAAAAGGACTGGATACTCCAGCATTTGAGCTAAAG GACATGCTCACTGAGAAGTATGGAGAGGACTCTGGGCTCATGTACGATCTGAAGGATCAGGGGGGAGAGCTGTTGTCCCTGCGCTATGACCTCACT GTCCCTTTTGCGCGTTATATGGCCATGAATAAACTGAAGAAGATGAAACGCTACCATGTTGGAAAGGTGTGGCGGCGGGAGAGCCCAACCGTGGTCCAAGGCCGCTACAGGGAGTTCTGCCAGTGT GATTTTGACATTGCTGGTCATTTTGACCCTATGATCCCTGATGCAGAGTGTTTGAAGATCATCTGTGAAATCCTAAGTGGATTGCAGCTGGGGGACTTTCTCATTAAG GTCAATGACCGGCGGATTTTGGACGGGATGTTTGTCGCCTGTGGTGTTCCTGAAAGCAAGTTCCGCGCCACTTGCTCTGCCATAGACAAACTAGACAAG ATATCTTGGAAGGATGTGAGACATGAGATGGTGGCACAGAAAGGCCTGGCTCCTGAAGTGGCTGACCGAATTGGGGATTATGTCCAGTGTCGCG GTGGGGTGTCCTTGGTAGAGCAGATGTCCCAGGATCCCAGACTATCTCGGAGCACGCAGGCCCTAGAGGGCCTGAGGGACCTGAAGCTGCTCTATGaatatgtgactttatttggaattGCAGAGAAG GTCTCCTTTGATCTAAGCCTGGCTCGGGGCCTGGACTACTATACAGGAGTGATCTATGAAGCAGTTCTGCTCCAGAGCGCGGCTGAGGCCGAGGAGGAGCCCCTGAATGTGGGCAGTGTGGCTGCTGGTGGGCGCTACGACGAGCTAGTGGGCATGTTTGACCCCAAGGGCCACAAGGTGCCATGTGTGGGGCTCAGCATTGGGGTAGAGCGAATCTTCTCCATTGTGGAGCAGAGGATGAAG ACTTTTGGTGAGAAGATACGGACCACAGAGACCCAAGTGTTTGTGGCTACTCCACAGAAGAACTTTCTCCAAGAACGGTTGAAGCTAATTGCAGAGCTTTGGGATGCTGGGATCAAG GCAGAGCTGCTGTATAAGAACAACCCTAAATTACTAACGCAACTGCACTACTGTGAGGACATGGGCATTCCACTGGTAGTCATTATTGGTGAGCAAGAACTGCAGGAAGGGGTCCTCAAGCTCCGTTCAGTGGCCAGCAGGGAAGAG GTGGCCATTAAGCGGGAAAATCTTGTGGCTGAAATTCAGAAGCGGCTCTTCGAGTCTTAA
- the ZMAT2 gene encoding zinc finger matrin-type protein 2, which produces MASGSGTKNLDFRRKWDKDEYEKLAEKRLTEEREKKDGKPVQPVKRELLRHRDYKVDLESKLGKTIVITKTTPQSEMGGYYCNVCDCVVKDSINFLDHINGKKHQRNLGMSMRVERSTLDQVKKRFEVNKKKMEEKQKDYDFEERMKELREEEEKAKAYKKEKQKEKKRRAEEDLTFEEDDEMAAVMGFSGFGSTKKSY; this is translated from the exons ATGGCGTCGGGCAGCGGG aCAAAAAACTTGGACTTTCGCCGAAAGTGGGACAAAGATGAATATGAAAAGCTCGCTGAGAAGAGGCTCacggaagagagagaaaagaaggatg GAAAACCAGTGCAGCCAGTCAAGCGGGAGCTTCTCCGACATAGGGACTACAAGGTGGACCTGGAATCTAAGCTTGGGAAGACCATTGTCATTACCAAGACCACCCCACAATCTGAGATGGGAGG ATATTACTGCAATGTCTGTGACTGTGTTGTGAAGGACTCCATCAACTTCCTCGATCACATTAATGGAAAGAAAC ATCAACGAAACCTGGGCATGTCTATGCGTGTGGAACGTTCCACCTTGGATCAGGTGAAGAAACGTTTTGAAGTCAATAAGAAGAAGATGGAAGAGAAGCAGAAGGATTATGATTTTGAGGAAAGGATGAAGGAGCTCAGAGAAGAA GAGGAAAAGGCCAAAGCctacaagaaagagaaacagaaggagaagaaaaggagggctGAGGAGGACTTGACATTTGAGGAGGATGATGAGATGGCAGCTGTGATGGGCTTCTCTGGCTTTGGTTCCACCAAGAAGAGTTACTGA